The following proteins come from a genomic window of Pichia kudriavzevii chromosome 1, complete sequence:
- a CDS encoding uncharacterized protein (PKUD0A10750; similar to Saccharomyces cerevisiae YDL084W (SUB2); ancestral locus Anc_2.384), with protein MSAEGEEELLDYSDSEEVQQQQTTDATATEDADKKGSYVSIHTSGFKDFLLKEELLRAIGDCGFEHPSEVQQQCIPQSILGNDVLCQAKSGLGKTAVFVLSSLQQLDATPGEISTVVICHTRELAYQIKNEYTRFSKYLPDVKTEVFYGGVPIKKDVEILKNKETCPHIVVATPGRLNALVRDNLINLKHVKSFIIDECDNVLESIQMRRDVQEIFRATPFQKQVMMFSATLSPEMRQICKKFMKNPLEIYVDNEKKLTLHGLQQYFIKLPEEKKNVKLAELLDSLEFNQVIIFVKSTKRATALNQLLIDSNFPSIVVHSGIPQEERIQRYKLFKEYNKRICVSTDVFGRGIDIERINLAINYDMPSEADQYLHRVGRAGRFGTKGLAVSFISNEKDEEILNKIQDRFDVKIQEFPEEGVDPSTYMNT; from the exons ATGTCTGctgaaggtgaagaagaattacTTGACTACTCCGACTCCGAAGAAgtccaacaacaacaaactACAGATGCAACTGCAACCGAGGATGCAGACAAGAAAGGATCTTACGTATCCATTCACACCTCTGGTTTCAAGGACTTCTTGTTGAAGGAAGAGTTGCTTAGAGCCATTGGTGACTGTGGTTTTGAACATCCTTCTGAAG ttcaacaacaatgtaTTCCACAGTCCATTCTTGGTAATGATGTCTTGTGTCAAGCTAAGTCTGGTTTGGGTAAAACTGCAGTTTTTGTCTTGTCTTCCTTACAACAGTTGGACGCTACTCCTGGAGAAATTTCCACTGTTGTTATTTGTCATACTAGAGAATTAGCATATCAGATCAAAAATGAATACACTAGATTTTCCAAGTACCTGCCTGATGTTAAGACTGAAGTTTTCTACGGTGGTGTGCCTATTAAGAAGGATGTggaaattttaaaaaacaaagaaacttGTCCTCATATAGTTGTTGCAACTCCAGGTAGACTGAATGCTTTGGTCAGAGAtaatttgatcaatttaAAGCATGTTAAGAGTTTTATTATCGATGAATGTGATAATGTTCTTGAATCCATTCAAATGAGAAGAGATGTCCAAGAGATTTTCAGAGCAACTCCTTTCCAAAAGCAAGTTATGATGTTTTCTGCAACTTTATCACCGGAAATGAGACAAATATGTAAgaaattcatgaagaaTCCACTTGAAATTTatgttgataatgaaaagaagTTGACCTTACATGGTTTACAACAATACTTTATCAAACTACcagaggagaagaagaacgtCAAGTTGGCTGAGTTGTTGGATTCCTTAGAATTCAACCAAGTTATCATTTTCGTCAAATCAACCAAGAGGGCCACTGCTTTAAATCAACTATTAATTGATTCTAATTTCCCATCCATTGTGGTTCATTCTGGTATCCCACAAGAGGAAAGAATCCAAAGATATaagttattcaaagaatacaacaaaagaatttGTGTTTCTACAGATGTTTTCGGTAGAGGTATTGATATCGAAAGAATCAACTTGGCCATCAACTACGATATGCCAAGTGAAGCAGATCAGTACTTGCACAGAGTTGGTAGAGCAGGTAGATTCGGTACTAAAGGTTTGGCTGTTTCCTTTATCTCTAATGAAaaggatgaagaaatctTGAACAAGATCCAAGATAGGTTTGATGTTAAGATTCAAGAGTTCCCTGAAGAAGGTGTTGATCCTTCTACTTACATGAACACTTAA
- a CDS encoding uncharacterized protein (PKUD0A10710; similar to Saccharomyces cerevisiae YDR089W; ancestral locus Anc_8.223), with the protein MKFGIEFNQRSVSRWKNYNIDYNLLKSLIRDATSEVDDSSSSDSSDHSLTASQKKLLKKLYKSFQDQVDFVSLFVFSKVGEISRRLMALKRQCNMFIESNGDVEPVTKVSKRIRERKLLAFHRELDLITKELQDLSRFILLQKIAIKKLLKKFLKHSMYSQKEAFVSKIKNKCLTENPKSFVHLNLNDLTYETTLLYEFLDTFLKNFNKAPAQKLQPNQQPRDRQNSTATIDTLNLTTSSYGIKNSERNEQLFPKSTTFDVISKRKGPRSFQFWVHNDNLDQIKFLLTSEFKLITDETPFAHDTRLKSTRSSLNLSGEAEGTKIKPNNSHQRKTSNDEFFGKKETVISNEEFCPETDSVSVWLNNKSNLKFVQTTSLDDFDVKVDSNENLNVFCASPYSQIIVSNTKLNVNSNLLSYPVLVTPVGGLRQFTISALNEIMVDTMFPLDNGKSNEERKKELYQLWSDSKLPGNKQLSQLSIDWVIDNKVEPLASVSSKKLRYINLDDNEKINFFISLEWDISITTTKESGKESKNVYKFPHAILEINYDLPEQSFPENIKLLIDSYLVYRVDNLNFSLNNFLIYQLIQEDGDVHISDAQMLLFIAPWHGALEAEIRILPELRAKSQGAIDLGVHNPKTSDNSSVSDGILLNSNDIVPQKPGYWNEFDNGSDYGGDENAFYVYVDSSNGGGGIFSWLTRFFSYNENKFSHVDSYLENNNDRGLEWLSNDKAGMVLNWVKKARNLKQWLDFNILGVHDAPKAEMRSLLNSQNKRYSFGSINDRYNDTYDDSETEYDDFAGLSGFKPNRSDILLKGDHDNCLSFLYLTMIMFSVITSSIGAFIISSLFNGSNIGKPQFTHTVIGLIFFSIICLILSVILTGFSICFMLSRYTSAPLWHTVVVWTGSLLSIIFFLDGITTFFV; encoded by the coding sequence ATGAAGTTTGGCATAGAGTTCAACCAGCGGTCAGTTTCAAGATGGAAGAACTATAACATTGATTacaatttgttgaaatccCTGATCAGGGATGCAACTTCTGAAGTCGATGATTCTTCGTCTAGTGACTCGTCTGATCATTCTCTAACAGCAAGTCAAAagaaactgttgaaaaaacttTACAAGAGCTTTCAGGATCAAGTggattttgtttctctatttgttttttccaagGTAGGAGAGATATCAAGACGTTTAATGGCCTTGAAACGCCAATGTAATATGTTCATTGAATCAAATGGCGATGTTGAACCTGTTACAAAAGTGTCTAAACGTATAAGGGAGAGAAAGTTGTTGGCGTTTCACAGAGAACTAGATTTAATAACAAAAGAGTTACAGGACTTATCACGATTTATCCTTTTACAAAAAATTGccataaaaaaattgttaaaGAAATTTTTAAAGCATTCAATGTACTCTCAAAAAGAAGCTTTTGTTagtaaaatcaaaaataaatgcCTTACAGAAAACCCCAAGTCGTTTGTTCATctgaatttgaatgatCTCACATATGAAACTACATTACTCTATGAATTTTTAGATAccttcttgaaaaattttaatAAAGCTCCGGCACAGAAGCTGCAGCCGAACCAGCAACCTAGAGACCGTCAAAACTCGACGGCAACAATCGACACCTTAAATTTAACAACAAGTAGTTATGGCATCAAAAACTCGGAGAGGAATGAACAGCTGTTTCCGAAATCAACCACTTTCGACGTTAtttcaaaaaggaaagGTCCAAGATCTTTTCAGTTTTGGGTTCATAATGATAATTTGgatcaaatcaaatttttACTCACTTCCGAGTTTAAACTAATTACCGATGAAACTCCTTTCGCTCATGACACACGATTGAAAAGTACAAGATCGAGTTTAAACTTAAGCGGCGAAGCTGAAGGGACTAAAATTAAACCAAATAATAGTcatcaaaggaaaacatctaatgatgaattttttggaaagaaagaaactgTAATTTCAAACGAGGAATTCTGCCCTGAAACAGATTCAGTATCCGTGTGGCTTAATAATAAGtcaaatttgaagtttgtCCAGACGACTAGCTTGGACGACTTTGACGTTAAAGTTGATTCTAATGAAAATCTAAACGTTTTTTGTGCCTCTCCATATTCTCAAATTATAGTCTCTAACACCAAACTTAACGTTAATTCCAATTTATTATCCTATCCAGTTTTAGTAACTCCTGTTGGTGGCTTAAGGCAGTTTACTATCTCTGCATTGAATGAAATAATGGTTGATACAATGTTCCCTTTAGATAATGGTAAAAGTAACGAGGaacgaaaaaaagaactttACCAACTTTGGAGTGATTCCAAGTTACCAGGAAATAAACAACTCTCTCAGTTATCAATTGACTGGGTCATTGATAACAAGGTCGAACCATTGGCCAGTGTATCTTCAAAGAAGTTGCGTTATATCAATCTTGATGACAAcgagaaaatcaacttctttatttctttaGAATGGGATATTAGCATAACAACTACAAAAGAAAGTGGGAAAGAGAGTAAAAATGTTTATAAATTTCCACATGCTATTTTAGAGATTAACTATGATTTACCTGAACAATCCTTTCCCGAGAATATTAAATTACTAATAGATTCTTATTTGGTTTATCGTGTCGATAActtaaatttttctttgaacaaCTTTCTGATTTATCAGCTAATTCAAGAAGATGGTGACGTGCATATTTCTGACGCACAGATGCTATTATTTATAGCACCATGGCATGGCGCCTTGGAAGCTGAGATCAGAATATTGCCTGAACTTCGGGCAAAATCTCAAGGAGCAATTGACCTTGGTGTCCATAATCCTAAAACCAGTGATAATTCCAGTGTGTCAGATGGTATTTTACTAAACAGTAATGACATAGTGCCTCAAAAGCCTGGCTATTGGAATGAGTTTGATAATGGCTCTGACTATGGAGGAGATGAAAATGCATTTTACGTGTATGTGGATTCAAGTAATGGTGGTGGTGGCATATTTAGTTGGTTGACACGATTTTTTAGttataatgaaaacaagTTTTCCCATGTTGATTCATATctagaaaataataatgatcGTGGTTTAGAGTGGCTTTCCAATGATAAAGCAGGTATGGTTTTGAACTGGGTCAAAAAAGCAAGGAACTTAAAACAATGGCTGGATTTTAATATTCTAGGAGTTCACGACGCTCCTAAAGCAGAAATGCGATCTCTGCTAAACAgtcaaaacaaaaggtaTTCATTTGGCTCCATCAATGACCGCTATAATGACACATATGACGACTCTGAAACTGAATACGATGATTTTGCAGGTTTATCTGGGTTTAAGCCTAATAGAAGCGACATTTTATTGAAAGGAGATCATGACAATTGTCTCTCATTTCTCTATTTAACCATGATCATGTTTTCCGTGATAACCTCATCAATTGGTGCTTTTATAATTTCCAGCTTGTTTAATGGATCAAATATAGGTAAACCACAATTTACCCATACGGTCAttggtttgatttttttctctattatttgtttgatcCTAAGTGTTATTTTAACTGGTTTTAGCATCTGTTTTATGTTATCCAGGTATACTAGTGCACCCCTTTGGCATACTGTGGTGGTATGGACAGGCTCCTTACTCTCAATAATATTTTTCCTGGATGGAATTACCACGTTCTTTGTTTAG
- a CDS encoding uncharacterized protein (PKUD0A10720; Pfam Domains: AA_permease(3.2e-14)), translating into MVRKIADFGFERIRRSGLQQNLKNRQIQMIAIGGSIGTGLFVGSGTALDLSGPGSFILCDSLASTTILISIQALSELMVTLPASRSFLSLNTRFTSSACAFCVS; encoded by the coding sequence ATGGTAAGAAAAATCGcagattttggatttgaacGCATTAGACGTTCAGGACTACaacaaaatttgaagaacagGCAGATTCAGATGATAGCAATTGGCGGTTCTATTGGTActggtttgtttgttggGTCCGGCACTGCGTTAGACTTAAGCGGTCCTGGATCTTTCATTCTTTGTGACTCTCTAGCTAGTACGACGATACTTATATCAATTCAAGCTCTCAGTGAATTGATGGTTACTCTTCCAGCTTCTAGATCCTTTTTGTCTTTAAACACCAGGTTTACTTCTTCAGCATGTGCGTTTTGTGTATCATAA
- a CDS encoding uncharacterized protein (PKUD0A10700; similar to Saccharomyces cerevisiae YLR085C (ARP6); ancestral locus Anc_8.258): MTGNNVVIDNGQYSIKFGSTSQENPYVVPNCIIRTQDKRIHLGETLSTAKSIADLALTSGGLSNITFQRPIRSGQCYQWNLEHQIWDGAFVSSRVDSGNGDFLNNANLLYIESPITLSKFQNMTDQILFEEYNIGGLVRSSGPALAPWLDAFDDDNTSASQVTIKEITHNKIVKTEESKEGNSSYKNFQLVIDSGFDCTWVVPVIYGIPYYRAIRKLPIAGKFLNGYLREVVSFRHYNISEEPILVNAIKHQTCYIATDFNETLNKLTMLKKYPSQLIDSDLSLSYILPNNKTDFLGYSVADKTKLSKTDLRNIQKTLEKKSYRDNGNESDFDDDINNSYDNNGSNSAQSLLLTDERFMIPELLFRPQLSGVHKAGLIQTIKSSLEAVPELLQPLLVNNIVCSGGTSNIKGFSERILKDLNSEVPVEAQTKIRDFSHITKDRSLLSWYAGKSFFDKGGFGKVKMTRQEYYEFGAEYSQEKFGFKL; the protein is encoded by the coding sequence ATGACTGGAAACAATGTTGTCATTGACAATGGCCAGTATTCCATCAAGTTTGGAAGTACAAGCCAGGAAAATCCTTATGTGGTGCCCAACTGTATAATAAGAACACAGGATAAAAGGATTCATCTAGGTGAAACCTTGAGTACTGCAAAATCAATAGCAGATTTGGCCCTAACGTCTGGTGGTTTGTCAAATATTACATTTCAGAGGCCAATTAGAAGTGGGCAATGCTACCAATGGAATCTTGAACATCAAATTTGGGATGGTGCCTTTGTCAGTTCTAGAGTAGATTCGGGGAATGGCGATTTCTTGAATAATGCAAACTTATTGTATATTGAGTCTCCAATAACATTATCAAAGTTCCAAAACATGACTGACCaaattttgtttgaagaatataatATTGGCGGTCTTGTAAGATCATCAGGACCAGCATTAGCACCATGGCTGGATGCGTTTGACGATGACAATACATCGGCGAGTCAAGTAACtataaaagaaatcacCCATAATAAAATAGTTAAAACAGAGGAATCAAAAGAGGGAAACAGTAGTTACAAAAATTTCCAGTTGGTGATCGACTCGGGGTTTGACTGCACATGGGTTGTGCCAGTAATATACGGGATCCCTTATTATCGAGCGATAAGAAAGTTACCAATTGCTGGCAAATTTCTGAACGGTTATTTACGTGAAGTGGTTTCGTTCAGACATTACAACATCTCTGAAGAACCTATTCTTGTTAATGCCATAAAGCACCAGACATGTTATATTGCTACTGATTTCAACGAAACTTTGAATAAGCTCACAAtgttaaaaaaatatccatCACAGTTGATTGATTCTGATTTGTCATTATCATATATCCTGCCTAACAACAAGACAGATTTTCTTGGCTATTCAGTAGCtgacaaaacaaaattatcCAAAACAGATTTAcgaaatattcaaaaaacgcttgagaaaaaaagctaTAGAGACAATGGAAATGAAagtgattttgatgatgatattaaCAATTCATATGATAATAACGGGTCAAACTCAGCTCAGTCATTGCTGTTAACTGATGAACGTTTCATGATTCCTGAACTTTTATTTAGACCTCAACTATCAGGTGTTCATAAAGCGGGGCTTATCCAAACCATAAAATCTTCACTTGAAGCCGTACCGGAATTATTACAACCTTTGTTGGTGAACAACATAGTTTGTAGTGGAGGCACTTCTAACATCAAAGGATTCTCTGAAAGGATTCTTAAGGACTTGAATTCCGAGGTCCCAGTTGAAGCACAAACGAAAATAAGGGACTTCAGTCATATAACCAAGGATAGGAGTTTACTATCATGGTATGCGGGTAAATCGTTTTTTGATAAGGGAGGTTTTGGAAAGGTGAAAATGACAAGACAAGAATATTACGAATTTGGTGCCGAATACTCGCAAGAGAAATTTGGGTTCAAATTATGA
- a CDS encoding uncharacterized protein (PKUD0A10730), translating into MQNGTALADLIRLSSRLMASQDTKIEEESNTKLCGGFYENAGQENDYDQKTSLEDQEKSLTNYLYTFIKSQATIALDEPGLIRDDDESIYEDEDSETKTIFRSSSYDELVEQSVFSTFNENNTDESFHSFRSDDFCDMDSEQKRENTKQLANSNSNVLPPKLVIKEYQEDKKNEYMYLSIGSGESVQFDDVILDDIICDCSSSNSEKGETKEHDDFTSLTSESEIQKIVDTIVMKLKLQLEPKLRKLSKEAEKYSIIKQIYNLPSISNINEEIKKNFNPKPKSYSLEFHDDVIREMVGREISEYGKVKDPKKGGSSFPVISANDQVKLNFNKYRKLDLIVEEDEISLDSVVVTYNRDKDRRKIKDIESDKLINILRELRRGTFPDLNKVNNLVSLFEGCKDSSLEPKSVNTLSNKDLKQEILKELHTRNII; encoded by the coding sequence ATGCAAAACGGAACTGCTTTAGCAGATCTAATTCGACTGAGCAGTCGATTAATGGCTAGTCAAGACactaaaattgaagaagaaagtaATACCAAATTGTGTGGTGGCTTTTATGAAAATGCAGGCCAAGAAAATGATTATGATCAAAAAACAAGCTTAGAAGATCAGGAAAAAAGTCTTACAAACTATTTGTATACTTTTATTAAATCACAAGCAACAATTGCTCTCGATGAACCTGGTTTGATTAGAGATGACGATGAGAGTAtatatgaagatgaagattcGGAGACTAAGACGATCTTTCGTTCTTCCTCATATGATGAATTGGTTGAACAATCTGTATTTAGCACGTTTAACGAAAACAACACAGATGAATCCTTTCATAGTTTTCGATCAGATGATTTTTGTGATATGGACTCTGAGCAAAAACGTGAAAACACGAAACAGCTTGCAAATTCTAATAGCAATGTGTTACCACCGAAGTTGGTTATAAAAGAGTATCAggaagataaaaaaaatgaatatatGTACTTGTCTATTGGTAGTGGAGAAAGTGTGcaatttgatgatgtgATCCTTGATGATATCATATGCGATTGTTCCTCGTCAAATTCTGAAAAAGGTGAAACGAAGGAACATGATGATTTTACAAGTTTGACTTCTGAGTCAGAAATTCAGAAGATAGTTGATACAATAGTTATGAAGCTGAAGCTTCAATTGGAGCCAAAACTTAGAAAACTTTCCAAAGAGGCTGAAAAGTATTCCattatcaaacaaatatacaatttGCCCAGTATTTCTAATATCAacgaagaaatcaaaaaaaacttcaacCCCAAACCCAAATCCTACTCCCTCGAGTTTCATGATGATGTTATTCGAGAAATGGTTGGAAGAGAAATTTCGGAATATGGCAAGGTAAAGGATCCAAAAAAAGGAGGTTCATCTTTTCCTGTTATAAGCGCAAATGATCAAGTGAAGCTCAATTTTAATAAATACAGGAAATTAGATCTCATAGTAGAGGAAGACGAAATTTCTCTAGATTCCGTTGTTGTAACATATAATCGTGACAAGGACAGGAGGAAAATAAAGGATATTGAGAGTGATAAGCTGATAAATATACTTCGGGAACTTAGGCGTGGAACCTTCCCCGATCTCAACAAAGTCAACAATTTAGTTTCTTTGTTCGAAGGATGTAAGGATTCATCCCTTGAGCCCAAGTCTGTAAACACGTTAAGCAACAAAGATCTGAAACAGGAAATCTTAAAAGAGCTACATACCCGTAATATTATTTAA
- a CDS encoding uncharacterized protein (PKUD0A10740; similar to Saccharomyces cerevisiae YML069W (POB3); ancestral locus Anc_4.333): protein MSSEYEKIYLNQSKLPGRMRIADSGLGWKAQSVPGSTTKTTPFLLPSEELSSCYWSRGSRGYELRIDTKNKGVVILDGFDERDSTGLKHELSKNFQIQLETREHALRGWNWGKIQMARNELIFNIANKPAYEIPYSEISNTNLSGRNEVAVEMDLIHEGSTIERTGDELVEIKFYIPGTVEPGDDEMDIDEAGNPEDAPKKEEQQGDEGEDKVQTIKERKLKSKAELFVEELKTKADITQVVGKVMVSFAEVLFLTPRGRYDIDMYENFLRLRGKTYDYKLQYTQIQRIFSLPKLDGMHHLLILQVNPPLRQGQTKYTFLTLQFDEQEEIEVELNIDDEEFEEKFKGKINKAYSSSTHLVLSNLFKGFSERRVVQPGTYQSKDGLPGISCSLKANEGHLYALEKCALFLTKPTVLIPYSEVGTITFSRVGQGSAQKTFDMEISTINGGPTHNFGNIDRAEQPLLESFFRSKNLKVRNDEKIAQEMLANAMAESDGEADLGSADEESPDEDFEGASSDDSDVDEEYNSDAASGNEEPEKKKQKKDD from the coding sequence ATGTCTTCCGAATATGAGAAAATTTACCTTAACCAATCCAAATTACCAGGTAGGATGAGGATTGCAGATTCTGGTTTAGGTTGGAAAGCTCAGTCTGTTCCGGGATCTACAACTAAAACCACTCCTTTCTTGTTGCCGAGCGAAGAACTCTCCAGTTGCTACTGGTCCAGGGGCTCTAGAGGCTATGAACTCAGAATCGATACGAAAAACAAAGGTGTAGTTATACTGGACGGCTTTGATGAGCGTGATTCCACAGGGTTGAAGCATGAACTATCAAAGAATTTCCAAATACAGCTAGAGACGAGAGAACATGCTCTAAGGGGCTGGAACTGGGGTAAAATACAAATGGCAAGAAATGAgctcattttcaatattgcAAATAAGCCGGCTTATGAAATCCCATATtctgaaatttcaaacaCCAACTTGAGTGGTCGTAATGAAGTTGCTGTGGAGATGGATCTAATTCACGAGGGCAGTACCATCGAGAGAACAGGTGACGAGTTAGTAGAAATCAAGTTTTATATTCCCGGTACTGTGGAGCctggtgatgatgaaatggatATAGATGAAGCTGGAAATCCAGAAGATGCTccaaagaaggaagaaCAACAAGGCGACGAGGGGGAAGATAAAGTCCAAACGATCAAAGAGAGAAAGCTGAAATCTAAGGCGGAGTTGTTTGTGGaggaattgaaaactaaGGCAGATATCACTCAAGTTGTCGGTAAAGTTATGGTTTCATTTGCAGAAGTCTTGTTCTTAACACCCAGAGGTCGTTATGATATCGATATGTATGAGAATTTCTTACGTTTGAGAGGAAAGACATATGATTATAAGCTTCAATACactcaaattcaaagaattttcTCACTTCCTAAATTGGACGGTATGCAtcatttgttgattctTCAAGTTAACCCGCCATTAAGACAAGGTCAAACAAAATACACGTTTTTGACTTTACAATTTGAcgaacaagaagaaatagagGTTGAATTAAATattgacgatgaagaatttgaagaaaaattcaagGGTAAGATCAACAAAGCATACAGTTCATCCACTCATCTGGTACTGTCAAACTTATTCAAAGGCTTTTCTGAACGTAGAGTTGTTCAGCCTGGTACTTATCAATCTAAGGATGGCCTACCAGGCATTTCATGTTCACTGAAGGCTAATGAAGGTCACTTGTATGCATTGGAAAAATGTGCTTTATTTTTAACTAAACCTACCGTTTTGATCCCTTACTCTGAAGTGGGAACAATCACCTTCTCGAGAGTAGGCCAAGGTTCAGCGCAAAAGACTTTTGATATGGAGATTAGTACCATAAATGGAGGCCCAACACACAATTTCGGTAATATAGACAGAGCAGAACAGCCTCTACTTGAATCCTTTTTCAGATCTAAGAACTTGAAGGTTAGAAAcgatgaaaaaattgcaCAGGAAATGCTGGCTAATGCAATGGCTGAATCCGATGGTGAAGCTGATTTGGGCTCTGCTGACGAAGAGTCACCAGATGAAGATTTCGAAGGCGCAAGTTCCGATGATTCTGATGTGGATGAAGAATACAATTCAGATGCTGCAAGCGGTAACGAGGAACcggagaagaagaaacaaaagaaagatgATTAG
- a CDS encoding uncharacterized protein (PKUD0A10760; similar to Saccharomyces cerevisiae YJL026W (RNR2) and YGR180C (RNR4); ancestral locus Anc_5.179), with protein MPAVQETPSKTTAKALSTLDLSTASKKDLGDSLIDAYNAKAIVAGEEVISPHYKFLSQFKEHRDELKGKQAEEPLLKENKRRFVLFPIKYHEIWQMYKKAEASFWTAEEIDLSKDLHDWNNRLNENERFFISRVLAFFAASDGIVNENLVENFSSDVQIPEAKCFYGFQIMMENIHSETYSLLIDTYIKDPKESEFLFNAIETIPCIKEKAEWALKWIADKDALFAERLVAFAAVEGIFFSGSFASIFWLKKRGLMPGLTFSNELICRDEGLHTDFACLLFSHLNHTPDEKIVRQIITEAVDIEKKYFTDALPVNLLGMNKDLMCQYVEFVADRLLIALGCEKVYDVTNPFDFMENISLAGKTNFFEKRVSDYQKAGVMAKTNKEESNNDNGFTFDEDF; from the coding sequence ATGCCTGCTGTCCAAGAAACCCCATCCAAAACCACTGCCAAGGCTCTATCTACATTGGATCTCTCAACTGCTTCAAAGAAGGATTTAGGCGATTCCTTGATTGACGCATACAATGCCAAGGCCATTGTTGCTGGTGAAGAAGTCATTTCTCCGCATTACAAGTTCTTATCCCAGTTCAAGGAACACAGAGATGAGCTGAAGGGAAAGCAAGCTGAAGAACCACttttaaaggaaaacaagagaAGGTTTGTTCTCTTTCCAATCAAGTATCACGAAATTTGGCAAATGTACAAGAAGGCAGAAGCATCTTTCTGGACTGCGGAGGAAATTGATCTCTCCAAAGATTTGCATGATTGGAACAATAGATTGAACGAAAATGAAAGATTCTTCATTTCAAGAGTTCTAGCGTTCTTTGCTGCTTCTGATGGTATAgtcaatgaaaatttaGTTGAGAATTTCTCAAGTGATGTTCAAATTCCAGAGGCTAAATGTTTCTATGGGTTCCAAATTATGATGGAAAACATTCATTCGGAAACTTATTCTTTATTGATTGATACTTACATCAAAGATCCAAAGGAAAGTGAATTCTTATTCAAtgcaattgaaacaatcCCATGTATCAAGGAAAAGGCCGAATGGGCCTTAAAATGGATTGCAGATAAAGATGCGTTGTTTGCAGAGAGGTTGGTGGCATttgctgctgttgaaggtattttcttctctgGTTCATTTGCATCCATCTTCTGGTTGAAAAAGAGAGGTTTGATGCCAGGTTTGACGTTCTCCAACGAGCTGATTTGTAGAGATGAAGGTTTACATACCGATTTTGCTTGTTTGCTCTTTTCACATTTGAACCATACCCCAGACGAAAAAATTGTCAGACAAATCATTACCGAAGCcgttgatattgaaaagaaatacTTCACTGACGCCCTACCTGTCAACTTGCTCGGTATGAATAAGGATTTGATGTGTCAGTATGTCGAGTTTGTTGCAGATAGACTACTGATTGCATTAGGTTGTGAAAAGGTATACGACGTTACAAATCCATTCGACTTTATGGAGAACATTTCCCTTGCTGGTAAAACAAACTTTTTCGAAAAGAGAGTCTCCGACTACCAAAAGGCAGGTGTCATGGCAAAGACCAACAAGGAAGAATCCAACAATGATAATGGTTTCAcctttgatgaagatttctAA